One stretch of Miscanthus floridulus cultivar M001 chromosome 18, ASM1932011v1, whole genome shotgun sequence DNA includes these proteins:
- the LOC136524254 gene encoding B3 domain-containing protein Os03g0212300-like: MAWAIIGRWKLDLCLDDEQSLARWKVEVFPNGGHLYLHRGWKHFTHALDLQDVFSLVLWYDIRSHINAKVFDLTTCSKQYPHDFEASGSQLSLSIVEPRSFVVILKKYYLKAKYLWRMVELQMARQSWFVGLKRTRTNKVLRVSFMYGWGTFCADNNLNVGDTCFFSMIREATCNNDDDEEWEEELEDDEAKLKEEVRKTNGGWRQ, from the exons ATGGCCTGGGCCATCATAGGTCGCTGGAAACTCGACCTTTGTCTGGACGACGAGCAGAGCCTAGCCCgatggaaggtggaggtgttccctAACGGCGGTCACTTGTACCTACATCGGGGATGGAAGCACTTCACCCATGCCCTCGACCTCCAAGACGTGTTCTCTCTTGTATTGTGGTATGACATCCGGTCACATATTAATGCCAAGGTGTTTGACCTTACCACCTGCAGCAAGCAGTACCCGCACGACTTCGAGGCTAGTGGTAGTCAGCTCTCCCTATCCATCGTGGAGCCGAGGAGTTTTGTAGTGATCCTAAAGAAGTACTACCTCAAAGCGAAGTATCTG TGGCGCATGGTTGAGCTACAGATGGCTAGGCAGTCCTGGTTTGTGGGCTTGAAGAGGACCCGCACGAATAAAGTCTTACGAGTGTCGTTCATGTATGGGTGGGGCACCTTCTGCGCTGACAACAACCTCAACGTCGGCGACACCTGCTTCTTTAGCATGATCCGTGAGGCCACTTGCAacaatgacgatgatgaggaatgggaggaggagctagaggatgatgaagctaagctcaaggaGGAGGTGCGTAAGACAAACGGTGGATGGAGGCAGTGA